A stretch of Ipomoea triloba cultivar NCNSP0323 chromosome 11, ASM357664v1 DNA encodes these proteins:
- the LOC115997462 gene encoding GEM-like protein 4 yields MKQNQIKSRIGESPVPINYWAVLLNQSSTKQSLPHSSPSPTQCHLSSSSKLRFGAVRLRPKITDTVKGKLILGTKLLQAGGVEKVFNKKFSAKEGEKLLKASQCYLSTTSGPIPGLLFVSTHKLAFLSERSIKIPSSTGKSMRIHYKVSIPIAKIKRANESENLKNPSEKYIQVVTEDHFEFWFMWFPHHQRTLKYLQNAISQSQYL; encoded by the coding sequence ATGAAGCAAAAtcagatcaaatcaagaattggggAGAGCCCAGTTCCTATAAACTACTGGGCAGTTTTATTGAATCAGAGCTCAACAAAACAGTCACTTCCTCATTCTTCTCCCAGTCCCACCCAATGCCATCTGTCTTCCAGTTCAAAACTAAGGTTTGGTGCAGTGAGATTAAGGCCAAAAATAACAGACACTGTGAAGGGCAAACtgatccttgggacaaaacttCTCCAAGCAGGTGGCGTCGAAAAGGTGTTCAACAAGAAATTCAGTGCTAAAGAAGGGGAAAAGCTGTTGAAGGCGTCTCAATGTTATTTATCAACAACATCTGGTCCAATTCCTGGCCTACTCTTTGTTTCTACTCACAAACTTGCCTTCCTTAGTGAGAGATCAATCAAAATCCCTTCTTCAACTGGAAAGTCCATGAGAATACATTACAAGGTATCAATCCCAATTGCAAAAATTAAGAGAGCAAATGAAAGTGAGAATTTGAAGAATCCATCAGAGAAGTACATACAAGTAGTCACAGAAGATCATTTTGAGTTCTGGTTTATGTGGTTCCCACATCATCAAAGAACCTTGAAATATCTCCAGAATGCAATTTCTCAATCTCAGTATCTTTAG